Genomic segment of Mercurialis annua linkage group LG6, ddMerAnnu1.2, whole genome shotgun sequence:
AAACCCCATTTCTAATTACAAGTTATCCTCGAGTGCTGGTACTTTATAGTGATAATTGTTACTgagaaaatatattattctaattGACACAAATAGTAAACGAAGTAGCAGATGTGAAAACATTAAACTTAGAATTGTAAGGCTTTACCCCGAAGGGAGCCCTTCCAGAAATTCTCAATGGCCTGAGCAAAACCCAGGCCAAAGAGGGGGTTTGGAAATAGTTTTCAACCAGCAATAGACGCGCCTCGGTTAGTACCTCACTAGCTGCGTCATTGCCCCAAGCGCAAAGATAAATGTTAAAGGCATATTAACAGGTAATTTATAGCTGCCTAGCTCTCACATAAGCCTTGCTTAGTCCCGGTGTGGGATATTAGTAGTGAACTACTGTGCACTATGAAGCAAACTACAAATTGATGGTCATATAGATGATTCTGGATTCTGTCTTTTTTCTTATCCCATTTTCAAAAATCATAATGTGAAAACATTATTGTTTGCAACTTTGTAGATTAAGTATTTGGTCTGTCCTTTCCATTTGTTGAGAAGGGCagacatttaaatattttaatagctTTATGTTGATGAGATGAAATAAATTAAGTACATAAATCGTATGCATCCACGTCTTTTAACCTAAATGGCAaacattctaaaaaaaaaagattgcgACAATCGaatctgtcaattttataatttttgagaaatatatataatcctcattataagtttatttttgaaaattattttatagttaatgatttgattttaattctACTAATAATTATTTGGAGtaattgactttttttaattaagaaaaaattatgtggatttaaaatgaaattttgtgtcTAAAAACATCTTTAAATGGAAGTGTGAATAAttattagaaattataaaattgacagatcagttttttagttttaaatatgtatatatagaaTTAATTTGCCAAGAAATTATTTGTAGAAAAACAAGACATCCTTGTTAATGTACTTAATACTCTTTTTTTGACAGTGTACTTAGTACTTATAACTTATAAGATGACTGACATGtattttttaaggatttaaaatttggataattaattaccaaaaaaatatttggataattaaaaatacaaatgtcTTTTATCTCTTAATAAGTATAGTAGTTGGCCAATGAGCTAATCTAAATTTAAGTTTGTCAATCATACTAAGAATAGTTTTTTTCCCTTCAACCATAAACTCATTTTATTTAAGCTCAATTGAAAGTACAGACATAAAATATAGTTCTAATTCTAATTCCATTACATACATACTATAAAACTATTGACTAATCATCATCGCTATTATAGCTCTGGCAAAGGGATAGAAGTCCAGTGCCGGTGTCGTCTGCTCCAGCCTTTCGGTTACTATCAGCAGCCTTGGTTGGTTTCTTGATGACGGCTATTTTGAACAGCGGGTGTAAGCTCCTGGTTTTAGCCACAGCATTCTCCTTGGTTAATGAATCAGTCGGTTTACTGGAAAGTTCATCACAGATCTTTCTCCTCTTCAGATAATTTGTAGATGTTTCATCATCGTCGTCGTCAAAATCTTCATCAGAAATCCTTCTAATGAGCTCGTTTGACCTTTGATCAAATATAGATTTTACAAGTTCTTCATCCTCCACTTCCATATTTTCCTCCGTGTGGTGTAAAGCCTGAAGCATTGCATCAACGCTGACAGTAGCATGTCTACTCTTCATAGACTTGACTTCATCAAGAGCAGCAAGAATAACCATCTCTCTCTTGGAATCCAACGTCCGGTTCTCGAGCGATTTCATAGCATCCCCCATCTCCTCCGCGTCTCTTGTTTTCCTCAGTTCATCAGCTTGCTCATCCTCCGCCCGCCAAGGTTCGAAATTGCGGGTGGCGCCGGCCTCGACAACGTAGTCAGAATTTTGAGGGTCAGTTTTCATGGCGAGTTCAGCAGAGCATCTGGTGCATTTGAAGTAAAATCTGAAGATTTGAATCCCTAAATATGTCTCACCGACGGCATTTTCTTTGCGGGAATTGAATTTGGTTCCTTTGTAGATGTAATTGCCGCACGTATTGCAGCGGATGCTCATGGGAAGCATCATTCGGATCTTAATTTGCTGGTTTTTGGGTCGGCGAATACGTGGGATCTTCGCCGGATCGAAGTCAGGCGGGTAATATTTATTCAACACTTTTCTTTCTCCCATTTGTCTTCTCTGTTGATTCTTCTGCTAGATTAGGTTACAACAGACGACGCCGATGCAGCAGGGTTAATATTACGAACTTCAATATCCAAGTATAAAGAATAAAATGACGAGAGAAATTTCTGCTATGTGATCACCGAGCGGCTTTGTTATTTGAATTGAGCCTTTCGTCTCTTATATAGTTGTTATTTCTCTTGCTCAGCTTCTCTTTAGCAATGTGGGAAaatcacttttattttatactcCTATTTCATTTAGGAAGTCGTGTTTTTATTTTGTACTCCTATTCTATTTAGGAAgtctcatattctattttgagATATTCATTTAGGAAGTCTTGTGAAGTGGAATTTTACTTTAAACTACTATTTTTATCCTTctttaaatcacttaaaattactaatatgaaaattttcactatcattaataatgataaaacaagaaaaaacacaataattaatgattttttaatatgtgtgtaaaataaaatacgactttttaaacgaaaaaaaaaagagtatgtCTCAAGTCCAATAGCCATGGTCCATGAATTTCCATCACTACTACATTTCCAAGTATATACCAAAAAGATCTCATTGCAAGCAAGTCTATTGTACAACGAGTGAAGATGGGTACTGCATGGTTTGACATTTTAGGTTTTGATATCTTCAATAAAATctagttaaaatttaataaatttcatattttaagcaCTTCGAGACCTATTTTCTGATCGACCAAACACTCTGACACCattgaatttatttattgtGTTTGGAATTTAACGGTTGAAATTTTAAAACACTTCAAAATGAATATGTCGACAGCCGTTGCATTTATCTAACGGCTCGGTCAACTACTGAACCAAACAAACCCTTACTTCATTGAATGGAGGGAAGATTAGATAATCTTAGTAAATTTTATTGTCAAAATTGAACAGCTTGAATCTAGTTGCTTCTGAAGTCTTATCAAAGCCCTGCGACATAAACTGGCAAATTACAATCTCATTGCATACTACAGGTGCACAATCCCATCAAAAACACTAGAAATCATCCTAAATTTACTGCTATTTCCTCATTGGAACAAACAAGACGCAGCTTCCGCAGCACATGGGCAAAGAGAATCAAAACTTCTCCAGAGCTTTTTCAATTGGCGTTTTAATCATCTAATATATAGAATTGAAGATCTAAGAGTTGTTTTGTCAATTCTTATCACCTCCATTCCACTCTTTCCAATCTATGTCAACATGATCTTGGGCCCATTTTACAGCAATACGTGCGGCTTGTGGTCCTCCAGGCAAGCCTCTTTCATTTATGGTGTCAGccatgtcgatgaaaggttcgACCAAGAGTGTTCCCGGACCGCCATACTCGGTGTGCAAGAATGTGCTGAATATCTAcaagaaatttaagcaaaacagcTTAGTGTCTGTATATGAGATCTACCTCTATAGAAACTGCTCATGAAAAAAGAACACCTCAAAAGTAATCCATTAAGTCCCCATTTGTCAAGGCCATTTTAGAGATTATCCTTAGCAAATAAttcaaaagtttttttaaaaagttgctTTTTTGAAGACGCTCTATTTTATAGCTTTTCAATAAGCAATATGTTCTTTAGTTGTTTTGAGTTATGGGCATAGCTATAAAAAAAAGCCTATTATAAACAACCACCAAGTCAATTAGCTACATGATCTCAGAAATTACTGAATGCAAAATTTAAACAGGTTTTCCCAATTTTAACTAGCAATCAAGACTTAGACATTCACAAGATATCTTCCAGCTTCTCTACATAATATCCTATCAGATTCCGGTAAACATCCTTGATTGGATTTGTTCACAAGCTACAGCAACCTTTCATTTTCTCAATATATTTATTTCCCCTCTTaaccattttattaaaaaatttcatgaTGGGTAAGAATTAGATCATACTACTCAGGAACTTGATATCAACAATCAGAACTCGTGAATGCAAAATCAGGTTTTAAAAGTTATATAGCACACCAGTAAAAATAACACCACTCCATCTTGCTTCCAATAATCAAGTTTTTATAGTACCATCTTATGAAACATGCTGGATAAATGTACAGGACAAAGAAAAAGCTACATGTGAAGAAGATTCTTGAGAGCATCCCAGCACATAAGCCAGCCGAGGCAGGTGTTTTTGAAACAAGCATTGTgcgtttggttcaaatgaatttcaTAAGACTAtggaatttatttaattttttctagaaTTGTATGTGTTTATGCCAATgaattactaaataaaattcATCTGCAAATGAAAAGAACTGTGCAATAGAATTGAACCAAACAAAGGGTACTCTAGAGAATAATTGAGCCAAATTtctaaaattgaaccaaataaagGATAAACACTACTGATAAAACtaagtgaaaattgaaaataaaaacaaatattgaCAGAAATTGACAAAAGAAATGGAAAATTAATCACCTCAGTGCAAATTCCGACAACTTCATCAGTTGAATCTCCACAGAATTCTTTCTTGATAAGCCTCTGATGAACATGGGTCTTAAATTTCTGAGTCTCCTGAgccaaaaacacaaaaataataaacttcAAAACATTAACCaataaaatagagaaagaaaatgaaaagcaAAAGAATGCAAAACTTACAGAAACAGCAAATTCAGGAATTGGGTCGGGAAATTTGTACTCAGCTGCTTTACAAATATGAGTTTGTCCCTTCATTTTCTCGGTCAGTGAAGGGTTTAAGTAACAGTGTGTAAGCTGGGCAGCAGTTAAGTGGGCGGTGGTGGGTAACAAGAAACCCAAAGAAGATGAGAGCAATGGGCAGCGAGAGGTTGAAGAAGAGAGCAGAGTGCAGGAATCAAACGGTAAGGAAGCAAGAGCTTG
This window contains:
- the LOC126653490 gene encoding uncharacterized protein LOC126653490, encoding MGERKVLNKYYPPDFDPAKIPRIRRPKNQQIKIRMMLPMSIRCNTCGNYIYKGTKFNSRKENAVGETYLGIQIFRFYFKCTRCSAELAMKTDPQNSDYVVEAGATRNFEPWRAEDEQADELRKTRDAEEMGDAMKSLENRTLDSKREMVILAALDEVKSMKSRHATVSVDAMLQALHHTEENMEVEDEELVKSIFDQRSNELIRRISDEDFDDDDDETSTNYLKRRKICDELSSKPTDSLTKENAVAKTRSLHPLFKIAVIKKPTKAADSNRKAGADDTGTGLLSLCQSYNSDDD
- the LOC126685938 gene encoding protein PLASTID REDOX INSENSITIVE 2, chloroplastic isoform X2 — protein: MASCAQALASLPFDSCTLLSSSTSRCPLLSSSLGFLLPTTAHLTAAQLTHCYLNPSLTEKMKGQTHICKAAEYKFPDPIPEFAVSTQKFKTHVHQRLIKKEFCGDSTDEVVGICTEIFSTFLHTEYGGPGTLLVEPFIDMADTINERGLPGGPQAARIAVKWAQDHVDIDWKEWNGGDKN
- the LOC126685938 gene encoding protein PLASTID REDOX INSENSITIVE 2, chloroplastic isoform X1, giving the protein MASCAQALASLPFDSCTLLSSSTSRCPLLSSSLGFLLPTTAHLTAAQLTHCYLNPSLTEKMKGQTHICKAAEYKFPDPIPEFAVSETQKFKTHVHQRLIKKEFCGDSTDEVVGICTEIFSTFLHTEYGGPGTLLVEPFIDMADTINERGLPGGPQAARIAVKWAQDHVDIDWKEWNGGDKN